A window of the Candidatus Paraluminiphilus aquimaris genome harbors these coding sequences:
- the tyrS gene encoding tyrosine--tRNA ligase produces MGLFEDLKARGLVFQTTSDEHFEAWLSERPRTLYCGFDPTADSLHIGSLVPLLTLRRFQLAGHTPIALVGGATGLIGDPSFKAQERALNTPDIVAGWVERLRTQMSQFLSFDGDAAAVMANNLDWTAEIDVLTFLRDVGKHFSVNSMISKESVKQRIEREGSGISFTEFTYMILQSFDFAELNKRFGCELQIGGSDQWGNITGGIDLTRRMNSASVQGLTMPLVTKADGTKFGKTESGTIWLDASKTSPYAFYQFWLGTADADVYKFLKYFTFLSVDDIDAIEREDAAREGRPEAQRVLAKEVTVLVHGEAGLEAAERITQAMFSGDATALSESDLAQLSLDGLPSSEISRDALPETLTQLLTDAGMANSGKQVKDALGRAAVSINGRAISSEDNGNPGACFGADAALHGHYFITRLGKKKVHLFIAK; encoded by the coding sequence ATGGGGCTTTTTGAGGATCTGAAAGCACGAGGCTTGGTTTTTCAGACCACCAGTGACGAGCATTTTGAGGCATGGCTTAGTGAGCGGCCCCGCACACTGTATTGTGGGTTCGATCCAACGGCCGACAGTTTGCACATCGGCTCGTTAGTTCCGCTTTTGACCCTACGTCGTTTTCAGCTGGCGGGCCACACACCGATTGCTCTGGTCGGTGGCGCAACCGGACTGATTGGTGACCCCAGTTTTAAGGCTCAGGAACGTGCCCTAAATACCCCCGATATTGTTGCCGGATGGGTAGAACGACTCCGGACTCAGATGTCGCAGTTTTTAAGTTTTGATGGCGACGCCGCTGCGGTCATGGCAAATAATCTCGATTGGACAGCTGAGATCGATGTTCTGACGTTTTTGAGGGATGTGGGTAAACACTTCTCTGTTAACAGCATGATTTCCAAGGAGTCAGTAAAGCAGCGGATCGAGCGCGAGGGCTCGGGCATTAGTTTTACCGAATTCACTTATATGATCCTACAGTCGTTTGATTTCGCAGAATTGAACAAGCGGTTCGGTTGCGAGTTGCAGATAGGCGGCTCAGACCAGTGGGGAAATATCACAGGTGGTATCGATCTCACTCGTCGCATGAACAGCGCGTCGGTCCAAGGTCTCACTATGCCATTGGTTACGAAGGCGGATGGGACAAAGTTTGGTAAAACGGAATCGGGCACCATTTGGTTGGATGCAAGTAAGACCTCGCCTTACGCTTTTTACCAATTCTGGTTGGGCACCGCTGACGCCGACGTGTACAAATTCCTTAAGTACTTCACGTTCTTATCGGTCGATGACATTGACGCGATTGAACGCGAGGACGCCGCACGGGAAGGTCGACCCGAAGCGCAGCGCGTTTTGGCCAAAGAGGTCACGGTCCTGGTTCATGGCGAGGCTGGTTTAGAAGCCGCTGAGCGCATTACTCAAGCCATGTTTAGTGGCGATGCCACAGCCTTGTCTGAGTCCGATTTGGCTCAGTTAAGTCTCGATGGACTGCCCAGCAGTGAGATTAGTCGAGATGCCCTCCCTGAGACACTTACCCAACTTTTGACTGATGCAGGCATGGCGAACTCCGGGAAGCAGGTTAAAGATGCCTTAGGACGCGCCGCGGTGTCGATTAATGGCCGCGCTATCTCGTCCGAGGACAACGGTAATCCCGGAGCGTGCTTTGGTGCCGATGCCGCCTTGCACGGGCATTACTTCATTACCCGTCTCGGCAAAAAGAAGGTCCATCTGTTTATTGCCAAATAG
- the nagZ gene encoding beta-N-acetylhexosaminidase → MTPAIFGLEGLAVTASERAFFKDAAPVGYILFGRNVADREQLRRLTDDLRSISGRSALPILIDQEGGRVARMQPPQWLSYPPAAVFEALFSRDPVAGAQACRCNFEALALDLAEVGITATCAPVLDVPVDGAHSVIGDRAFSRSPHRVSLLGRACLEGLLDGGIGPVIKHIPGHGRAAADSHLELPRVAATRSELENDLTPFRALADASMAMTAHVIYEAWDSERCATLSSSVINEIIRNQIGFDGLLMSDDLDMKALSGEIGSLALEAQQAGCDVVLNCWAKMADMVDIAGKMAAPGPKTIARIERAERGLMAAASCVAIKDRQRALLAQRDALLAT, encoded by the coding sequence ATGACACCGGCTATTTTTGGTCTTGAAGGTTTAGCTGTCACGGCCTCTGAGCGCGCCTTTTTTAAAGACGCGGCGCCTGTGGGCTATATTCTCTTCGGTCGTAATGTTGCAGATCGAGAACAGCTACGCCGACTCACTGATGACCTTAGGAGCATTTCGGGGCGTTCAGCACTGCCTATTTTGATCGATCAGGAGGGCGGGCGCGTGGCGAGGATGCAGCCCCCTCAGTGGTTGAGCTATCCACCGGCGGCGGTTTTTGAAGCACTATTTTCGCGTGATCCCGTGGCTGGCGCACAGGCATGTCGTTGTAACTTTGAGGCGCTGGCGCTCGACCTTGCTGAGGTGGGGATCACCGCGACCTGCGCACCTGTTTTAGATGTCCCTGTTGATGGTGCGCATAGCGTCATTGGTGATCGAGCCTTCTCGCGCAGTCCGCATCGTGTCTCTCTATTGGGGAGAGCCTGCCTCGAGGGTCTTTTGGACGGTGGCATAGGACCTGTGATCAAGCATATTCCCGGCCATGGGCGGGCAGCGGCTGACTCGCACCTTGAGTTGCCTCGCGTCGCGGCTACGCGAAGCGAACTTGAGAATGATTTGACGCCCTTTAGGGCACTCGCCGATGCATCAATGGCCATGACCGCGCACGTGATCTACGAGGCTTGGGATAGCGAGCGATGCGCCACACTGTCCTCTAGCGTTATCAATGAGATTATTCGTAACCAAATCGGGTTCGACGGGTTACTCATGAGTGATGACCTCGATATGAAGGCGCTCTCCGGAGAGATTGGCAGCTTGGCCCTTGAAGCGCAGCAGGCGGGTTGCGATGTCGTTCTAAATTGCTGGGCAAAAATGGCCGACATGGTCGATATTGCTGGAAAAATGGCGGCGCCAGGACCAAAAACCATCGCGCGGATCGAGCGCGCTGAGAGAGGTCTAATGGCCGCGGCCTCCTGTGTTGCAATAAAAGACCGTCAGCGGGCATTACTTGCGCAGCGCGACGCACTGTTGGCGACCTAA
- a CDS encoding dicarboxylate/amino acid:cation symporter, translating to MSLTNRILLAMVLGISLGSILEILLGNLDTETQLYGFVYNGLVMGVFDVLGRIFIASLKLLVVPLVLVSLICGMAALGASSRMGPIAGKTLGLYLITTCIAVTLGLAVAIIVGPGNGVNAIASVDFVPKEAPPIKETLINIFPTNPVAAMAEGNMLQVIVFALLVGFAMTRAGEAGERLIAWFQDLEVVVMKMVGVLIELAPYGVFALLTKLFATMGFETIFDLAKYFFTLLAVLLFHGLVIYGLVLRTLTPLSPAVLRAKMRRVWAFAFSTSSSGATLPITLRTVEKRLGVNKSVAGFAVPLGATINMDGTAIMQGVATVFIAQVYGIDLSSSQLLMVVLTATLASIGTAAVPSAGLIMLSLVLTQAGLPVEGVALILGVDRLLDMVRTAVNVTGDATVSTVVAYHEGQLDEVVYNDPNADLELDSEESTEAVV from the coding sequence ATGTCTCTGACTAATCGAATTTTGCTGGCTATGGTGCTGGGTATCAGTCTCGGCTCTATCCTCGAGATACTCTTGGGCAACTTAGACACTGAGACTCAGCTCTATGGCTTCGTGTATAACGGCCTCGTTATGGGTGTCTTCGATGTCCTCGGTCGTATTTTCATCGCTTCCCTGAAGTTGCTCGTCGTGCCCTTGGTCTTGGTGTCGCTTATTTGCGGAATGGCGGCACTCGGTGCGAGTAGCCGTATGGGACCGATCGCAGGAAAGACCTTGGGGCTTTACCTCATCACGACCTGTATCGCGGTAACACTTGGCTTAGCTGTTGCAATCATTGTGGGGCCGGGCAATGGCGTTAACGCCATTGCGAGTGTGGATTTTGTGCCGAAAGAGGCGCCGCCGATCAAGGAAACGCTGATCAATATATTTCCTACGAACCCCGTCGCTGCAATGGCCGAGGGCAACATGCTGCAGGTCATCGTATTTGCACTGCTCGTCGGTTTCGCGATGACGCGCGCAGGCGAGGCAGGTGAGCGCCTAATCGCCTGGTTCCAAGACTTAGAAGTGGTTGTCATGAAAATGGTCGGGGTGCTTATTGAGCTCGCACCCTACGGTGTCTTCGCATTATTGACTAAGTTATTCGCCACCATGGGGTTTGAGACGATTTTCGATCTAGCAAAGTATTTTTTCACTCTGCTAGCGGTCCTGCTTTTCCACGGACTGGTCATTTACGGTTTGGTGTTGCGGACACTCACGCCACTCTCGCCTGCGGTGCTGCGTGCAAAGATGCGCCGCGTCTGGGCTTTTGCTTTTTCGACCTCTTCGTCTGGGGCAACGCTACCCATAACGCTCCGCACTGTTGAGAAACGATTAGGCGTTAACAAGAGTGTTGCAGGGTTTGCGGTACCACTGGGTGCCACCATTAATATGGACGGTACGGCCATTATGCAGGGGGTTGCCACGGTCTTTATTGCGCAGGTTTACGGTATCGACCTCAGTAGCAGTCAGCTTCTGATGGTCGTTCTAACAGCAACCCTTGCCTCTATTGGGACTGCTGCGGTACCGAGCGCGGGTTTGATTATGCTCTCGCTTGTGCTGACGCAGGCGGGCCTTCCGGTAGAGGGTGTTGCCCTGATTCTCGGTGTCGATCGTCTGCTCGATATGGTTCGGACAGCGGTTAACGTGACGGGCGATGCAACCGTTTCCACCGTTGTTGCCTACCATGAGGGGCAGTTGGATGAGGTCGTGTATAACGATCCCAACGCGGATCTTGAGTTAGACAGTGAGGAAAGCACAGAGGCTGTGGTATGA
- a CDS encoding MBL fold metallo-hydrolase, translated as MSLSVTIVPVTPYQQNCSIVKCNATGKAAVVDPGGDIDRIKAAIEKMGATVEKILLTHGHMDHCAAADVLRQEWEVPIEGPEEGDRFWIDNLPKWCEMSGFPSAEAFEPDRWLVDGDTVSVGNLELAVIHCPGHTPGHVVFYDRHQNVAWVGDVIFAGSIGRTDFPKGNHDELIHSIREKLFPLGDNVQFVPGHGPDSTFGRERATNPFVADMQFG; from the coding sequence ATGAGTCTGTCGGTAACGATCGTCCCGGTCACCCCCTATCAGCAGAACTGCTCTATCGTTAAGTGTAATGCGACAGGTAAGGCGGCTGTTGTTGATCCTGGCGGTGATATTGATCGGATAAAAGCCGCCATCGAAAAGATGGGCGCAACCGTTGAGAAGATCCTTCTTACTCATGGCCATATGGACCACTGCGCGGCAGCCGACGTCCTTCGGCAGGAGTGGGAGGTCCCCATTGAGGGTCCCGAGGAGGGCGACAGGTTTTGGATTGATAACCTGCCTAAGTGGTGTGAGATGTCCGGTTTCCCATCCGCCGAGGCTTTTGAGCCAGACCGCTGGTTGGTTGATGGGGATACCGTTTCCGTGGGCAACTTAGAGCTTGCTGTGATTCATTGCCCAGGGCACACCCCGGGGCATGTTGTATTTTACGATCGCCATCAAAACGTCGCCTGGGTGGGCGATGTGATCTTTGCTGGGTCGATTGGCCGCACAGACTTTCCCAAGGGGAATCACGACGAGTTGATTCACTCGATTCGTGAGAAGCTTTTCCCCCTCGGCGATAACGTCCAGTTTGTTCCCGGGCATGGACCGGACTCAACCTTTGGCCGCGAGCGGGCAACGAATCCCTTCGTTGCCGATATGCAGTTTGGTTAG
- a CDS encoding NADH:flavin oxidoreductase, whose amino-acid sequence MTSLGNPLHFNNGSTIKNRFMLAALTNLQSGRDGVMSDDEYHWLTRRAEGGFGLTMTCATSVQHRGVGFPGQLGAHDDLHLEGLKRMASGIKAQGSHAVVQLHHGGMRAMGDYCDDTPMCPSDDESTNSKAMTIEEVEGFVEDCIASAVRCHKAGFDGVQLHGAHGYLIAQFLSPEINRRDDAYGGSPVKRAKVLFDIIEGINASCGRSFSLGVRLSPERFGQRTEEIRDLAGQLLTDDRIDYLDMSLWDVFKPAHDEAFAGESLLKVFTDLPRKGVALGAAGKLYSAGDCQRAIDSGLDFVLIGRGAVVHADFPAQAMANPDFAMLELPVSRQHLADQGLGPKFIDYMASWKGFVAA is encoded by the coding sequence ATGACATCCCTAGGGAACCCCCTACACTTTAACAACGGCTCAACCATTAAAAATCGTTTCATGTTGGCCGCGCTTACCAATCTGCAGAGCGGTAGAGACGGTGTCATGAGTGACGATGAGTATCACTGGTTGACGCGACGCGCAGAGGGGGGATTTGGACTCACGATGACCTGCGCTACATCGGTACAACATCGGGGGGTTGGCTTCCCTGGTCAGCTGGGCGCACACGATGACCTGCACCTTGAGGGCCTAAAGCGCATGGCCAGCGGCATCAAAGCCCAAGGTAGCCATGCTGTAGTGCAACTGCATCACGGCGGGATGCGTGCGATGGGAGACTATTGCGATGACACCCCTATGTGCCCCTCGGATGATGAGTCCACCAACTCGAAAGCGATGACAATTGAGGAGGTCGAGGGGTTTGTCGAGGACTGCATCGCGTCGGCCGTTCGGTGTCACAAGGCCGGTTTTGACGGTGTGCAATTGCACGGCGCTCACGGCTATCTCATCGCTCAATTTTTGAGTCCCGAGATTAATCGTAGAGACGACGCCTATGGTGGTAGTCCCGTAAAGCGCGCGAAGGTGTTGTTCGACATTATCGAGGGAATCAACGCCTCTTGTGGGCGATCCTTTAGCTTAGGGGTCCGCCTATCGCCCGAGCGCTTTGGACAACGCACGGAAGAAATACGAGATTTAGCCGGTCAATTACTCACCGACGATCGCATCGACTACCTCGATATGTCGCTCTGGGATGTATTTAAGCCGGCACACGATGAGGCGTTTGCGGGCGAGTCACTGCTTAAGGTCTTTACTGATCTGCCTCGAAAAGGTGTCGCACTGGGTGCGGCGGGTAAGTTGTACTCTGCTGGTGACTGCCAACGAGCAATAGATAGCGGCCTCGACTTTGTTTTGATCGGACGTGGAGCCGTGGTTCACGCGGACTTCCCAGCGCAGGCCATGGCAAATCCTGACTTTGCCATGCTGGAGCTACCGGTAAGTCGCCAACATCTAGCCGACCAGGGCCTAGGCCCCAAGTTCATCGACTATATGGCGTCGTGGAAAGGGTTTGTGGCAGCTTAA
- a CDS encoding amidohydrolase — protein MMLRTIIQTIIFLVAAPVCAAETVVYTAKLIRTMEPALPLATAVAVENGKVLAVGDLESLAPLIRDRSARIDRQFESFVMTPGLIDPHVHPTLPAVLTQFPFLAPDDWYLPTGDFPGATTPEAYKRSLTKLVAGHADPTIPFVVFGYHPLWHGEVWREDLNDWFGDVPVMIWHRSFHELIGNDAAWNAIGVTKEDADAIHEGADWERGHFYELGLRAVFPRMGFLFEPARYMKGMQNFLSMMHESGVTTAADMGTGIFGNPVAEIQAVKAAVANDPVGVRILLTPIITDFLTRQKTPEQALTEVREWQAMNDEHVSVGNHFKLMIDGAIFSGLSQMGAPGYLDGHMGVWMVDVPTLKSFARTFWDAGFQIHAHSNGDAATARFIDLLEYLLRESPRADHRMTLEHFAYSTEDQNRKLAVLGAAVSANPYYHFILSEMYSGDWLGPDRGPQMVRLGSLEQKNVPVGLHSDSPMAPLSPLTLMWTAVARENISGDKTGQAEVMSREGALKAITIDAAWILGLEDEIGSIRAGKAADFTILADDPMTAPLDTLRHIDVVGTVFAGEAHRN, from the coding sequence ATGATGCTAAGAACAATAATTCAAACCATCATTTTCCTGGTTGCGGCGCCCGTTTGTGCGGCAGAAACAGTGGTCTACACCGCCAAACTCATTCGGACCATGGAGCCCGCGCTGCCCCTCGCCACGGCGGTTGCAGTAGAAAATGGCAAGGTGCTGGCGGTGGGAGACCTTGAAAGCTTAGCCCCACTCATTCGCGATCGCAGTGCTCGAATCGACCGGCAGTTCGAATCCTTCGTTATGACACCGGGACTGATAGACCCCCATGTTCATCCAACCCTTCCTGCTGTACTGACTCAGTTCCCGTTTCTCGCACCGGATGATTGGTATCTGCCAACAGGCGACTTTCCCGGAGCCACCACACCCGAGGCTTACAAGCGATCACTGACCAAACTTGTAGCTGGCCATGCTGACCCGACGATTCCGTTTGTTGTGTTTGGCTACCACCCGCTCTGGCATGGGGAGGTATGGCGTGAAGACCTTAACGACTGGTTTGGCGATGTACCGGTGATGATTTGGCACCGCTCATTTCATGAACTGATTGGTAATGACGCGGCGTGGAATGCAATTGGCGTCACAAAGGAGGACGCGGACGCGATTCACGAGGGCGCTGACTGGGAGCGAGGTCACTTTTATGAGCTGGGCCTGAGGGCTGTTTTTCCTCGCATGGGCTTTCTATTTGAGCCCGCTCGCTATATGAAAGGCATGCAGAACTTTCTCTCAATGATGCACGAGTCAGGCGTAACAACCGCCGCCGATATGGGGACAGGCATTTTCGGAAACCCTGTTGCTGAAATTCAGGCGGTAAAAGCCGCTGTGGCCAATGACCCGGTGGGTGTGCGCATTTTACTTACCCCCATCATCACCGACTTCCTCACGCGCCAGAAAACTCCAGAGCAAGCCTTAACTGAAGTCCGTGAGTGGCAAGCGATGAACGATGAGCATGTGTCAGTGGGTAATCACTTCAAGCTCATGATCGATGGCGCTATCTTTTCAGGGCTGTCTCAGATGGGTGCGCCGGGTTACCTAGACGGCCATATGGGTGTTTGGATGGTGGACGTCCCGACGCTCAAATCCTTCGCCAGAACTTTTTGGGACGCAGGATTCCAAATTCATGCGCACAGTAACGGAGATGCGGCTACGGCAAGATTTATCGATCTATTGGAATACTTGTTACGCGAAAGCCCTCGGGCTGACCACCGTATGACCCTTGAGCATTTTGCCTATAGCACCGAGGATCAGAACCGAAAGTTGGCCGTGCTCGGGGCCGCCGTCTCGGCGAACCCCTATTACCACTTCATCTTGTCTGAAATGTATAGCGGCGATTGGCTCGGACCCGATAGAGGGCCTCAAATGGTGCGTTTGGGCTCACTGGAGCAGAAAAATGTACCGGTTGGATTGCACTCAGATAGCCCAATGGCGCCGCTTTCTCCGTTGACACTTATGTGGACCGCGGTAGCACGGGAAAATATCTCAGGCGATAAAACAGGTCAGGCTGAAGTCATGAGTCGCGAGGGTGCATTAAAAGCGATTACTATCGACGCGGCTTGGATTCTTGGCCTAGAAGATGAAATTGGATCGATAAGGGCCGGTAAAGCCGCTGACTTTACGATACTCGCTGACGACCCAATGACCGCACCGCTTGATACGTTACGCCACATCGACGTTGTCGGCACTGTATTTGCCGGTGAAGCCCACCGAAACTAA
- a CDS encoding M48 family metalloprotease: MTRLLTVLLTAIFLVSCAGSSTVTVGGRPVSIPKKAADEHEKLIENVGIYDDPKLNTYVNEIAQRLVANSSLADEEFTFTLLDSPDINAFALPGGMIYINRGLLAYLNTEAELAGVIAHEIAHITERHHARRRTQQLTTQAVAVSALILTRSGDLYDATNMYGAELVSGFGREMELEADAEGAEIMHKSGYDADALLSVIGVLKDQERYRKAAAKAAGKPSGTYHGLYASHPRNDLRLQTVIKTANTLDFDTMADDPELPGRFRRETQGMVVGASAEAQSDPLRYYHNKLDFTFEHPEGWNVTANTREIVARAPDSDAALTIKIAKIDPETDPTAALPTLATGEVSQQEEIENQGLKGATGLASAGGVQKRLGIVDYRFRYLFEGESSDFAGSDDAFKKIITSFRPLFPKEKKRGESLTLTYVQVPRGATFASLSTGIRIPDAENQLRLINGYYPGGEPRTGDWIKVLR, encoded by the coding sequence ATGACCCGATTACTCACCGTATTGCTGACCGCGATTTTCCTTGTGAGCTGTGCGGGATCATCTACGGTTACGGTCGGCGGTAGGCCGGTCAGCATCCCCAAAAAGGCCGCAGATGAACATGAGAAACTGATTGAGAATGTTGGTATTTATGACGATCCAAAACTCAACACCTACGTTAACGAAATAGCCCAGAGACTCGTCGCCAACTCGAGCTTAGCCGACGAAGAATTCACCTTCACCCTGCTCGATTCGCCGGATATCAATGCCTTTGCTCTGCCGGGCGGGATGATTTACATCAACCGTGGGCTATTGGCTTACCTCAATACTGAAGCAGAACTTGCAGGCGTTATTGCGCACGAGATTGCCCACATCACCGAGCGGCATCACGCTAGAAGACGTACCCAGCAGCTCACGACGCAGGCCGTCGCAGTTTCCGCTCTGATCCTTACCCGATCCGGGGATCTTTACGATGCGACGAACATGTACGGTGCGGAATTGGTCTCAGGCTTCGGTCGGGAAATGGAGCTAGAAGCGGACGCTGAAGGCGCCGAGATTATGCATAAAAGCGGCTATGACGCCGATGCACTGTTATCGGTAATTGGCGTTCTCAAAGATCAAGAACGCTATCGAAAGGCCGCCGCCAAAGCCGCAGGTAAACCCTCCGGCACCTATCACGGTCTCTACGCCAGTCATCCACGTAATGACCTTCGCCTGCAAACCGTTATCAAAACAGCCAACACACTCGATTTTGACACCATGGCGGATGATCCTGAGCTACCGGGTCGATTCAGACGGGAAACCCAGGGCATGGTGGTCGGTGCTAGCGCTGAGGCACAGAGCGACCCACTGCGCTACTACCACAATAAACTCGACTTCACGTTCGAGCACCCGGAGGGCTGGAACGTCACCGCAAATACACGCGAGATCGTGGCGCGGGCGCCTGACTCCGATGCTGCTTTGACAATAAAAATTGCAAAGATTGATCCCGAGACAGACCCAACAGCCGCGCTACCAACCCTCGCAACCGGCGAAGTGAGTCAACAAGAAGAAATTGAGAACCAAGGCCTCAAAGGAGCGACGGGGCTGGCAAGTGCCGGCGGTGTTCAAAAGCGACTCGGCATTGTTGATTACCGTTTTCGCTACCTCTTTGAGGGTGAGTCATCAGACTTTGCAGGGTCCGATGACGCCTTTAAGAAAATAATCACCTCGTTTCGCCCCTTGTTTCCCAAGGAGAAAAAACGGGGTGAGAGTCTCACATTAACCTATGTGCAGGTGCCTCGCGGTGCGACGTTCGCCTCGTTAAGTACCGGCATCCGTATCCCCGATGCAGAAAACCAGCTCCGCCTTATCAATGGTTACTACCCAGGTGGTGAGCCACGTACCGGTGACTGGATAAAAGTTCTGCGCTAA
- a CDS encoding VWA domain-containing protein, whose protein sequence is MPKRRPTPEISLSFLDVICCGFGAVILLLMITKTVEPQVLEESTVIAEGRVAELTEQLFEIRGETTVLNRDLAAKQEQISEFEEQIAILQGALASSKSRYDSLQTTRNANSIVEAQLAIARQELSEEEERLLGRDAERKNQLIGGIPVDSEYIIFIIDTSGSMFSYAWDRMLREMEATLNIYPNVKGIQVMNDMGNYLFSRYAGQWIPDTPARRQLILRNLANWNAFSNSSPVEGITQAVRSFYDRDKKISIYVFGDEFTGRSIEDVVLTVDKLNAEARTGERRVRIHAVGFPVQFIRPPELQDTGIRFATLMRELTHRNGGTFVGLNDFRP, encoded by the coding sequence ATGCCTAAAAGACGACCGACACCTGAAATATCCCTTTCCTTCCTCGACGTTATTTGCTGCGGGTTTGGTGCCGTGATTCTTCTACTGATGATTACCAAAACCGTTGAACCACAGGTTCTTGAAGAATCAACAGTCATTGCGGAAGGCCGCGTTGCTGAGCTCACAGAGCAGCTCTTTGAAATCCGCGGTGAAACAACCGTGCTTAATCGAGATCTTGCGGCCAAGCAGGAACAAATTTCGGAGTTTGAAGAGCAGATTGCCATTTTGCAGGGCGCACTCGCCTCGTCAAAATCCCGCTACGATTCACTTCAGACTACGCGCAATGCGAACAGTATCGTTGAAGCACAATTAGCAATAGCTCGACAAGAACTAAGCGAAGAGGAAGAGCGTCTCTTGGGTCGTGACGCCGAGCGAAAGAACCAACTAATCGGGGGTATCCCGGTAGACAGCGAATACATCATTTTTATTATTGATACCTCGGGTTCCATGTTCTCCTACGCCTGGGATCGCATGCTGAGAGAGATGGAGGCAACACTCAATATTTACCCTAACGTCAAGGGCATTCAGGTCATGAACGACATGGGTAATTACTTATTTAGTCGTTACGCGGGACAGTGGATTCCCGACACACCAGCAAGGCGACAGCTCATCTTGCGTAATCTTGCCAACTGGAATGCCTTTTCTAACTCTTCACCCGTTGAGGGCATCACTCAAGCAGTGCGCTCGTTTTATGACCGGGACAAAAAGATTTCGATTTATGTCTTTGGCGATGAGTTCACAGGGCGCTCGATCGAAGACGTCGTCTTAACAGTAGATAAGCTCAATGCGGAGGCACGAACGGGAGAGCGTCGCGTGCGCATCCATGCGGTCGGGTTCCCCGTACAGTTCATACGCCCACCTGAATTGCAGGATACGGGTATTCGATTTGCTACACTCATGCGAGAACTGACTCATCGGAATGGTGGAACGTTTGTTGGACTCAACGACTTTAGGCCGTAG
- a CDS encoding VWA domain-containing protein has protein sequence MARRKRQTTTFSLSFLDIMSCGFGAVVLVFLIIDHSIEIQIQSVNAEVLSEVDLLEEDIREGEEGLVKLRNAVSSTDFDIVEAQGRARVVTEELDRLEALIASLEESDVSETTDLDALKAEINSLEERIQQLREAAEADGGASAREFQGEGNRQYLTGLKLGGNRIAILLDVSASMLAPEVVNVIRIRNQSEAIQRSARKWVQALDVVDWLTAQLPTGSRYQIILFNTQAQFALPETKGRWLEVADGEQIERVVDSVRETLPTGGTSLHNAFGFLQELDSQPDNIFLITDGLPTQGQSAPRRNTVSGPARLKHYRDALRKLPNNVPVNVVLSPMEGDPAAASEFWKLAQETGGSFMAPAEDWP, from the coding sequence ATGGCGCGCCGGAAGCGACAAACCACTACCTTTAGTCTGAGCTTTTTGGACATCATGTCCTGCGGATTTGGTGCTGTCGTTCTGGTGTTTCTTATTATCGATCACTCAATTGAGATTCAAATCCAATCGGTAAACGCCGAAGTGCTCTCCGAAGTAGATCTGCTCGAGGAGGATATTCGAGAGGGCGAGGAAGGCCTGGTAAAGCTTCGAAATGCCGTCAGCAGCACCGATTTCGATATTGTTGAAGCACAAGGTCGTGCGCGAGTCGTGACCGAAGAGCTAGATCGGCTGGAGGCATTAATAGCCTCGCTCGAAGAATCCGATGTAAGCGAAACCACTGACCTCGACGCGCTGAAAGCCGAAATTAATTCGCTCGAGGAGCGTATCCAGCAATTGCGTGAAGCGGCGGAGGCTGACGGGGGTGCGAGTGCTCGGGAGTTTCAGGGCGAGGGCAATCGCCAATATCTGACAGGACTGAAACTCGGCGGTAATCGCATCGCTATTTTGTTAGATGTGTCGGCGAGCATGCTCGCACCCGAGGTAGTGAACGTGATCCGAATACGAAATCAATCGGAGGCTATCCAGCGTTCTGCGCGAAAATGGGTACAAGCACTCGACGTGGTCGATTGGCTAACGGCGCAACTCCCAACAGGGTCTCGTTATCAAATCATACTGTTCAACACACAAGCGCAGTTCGCCCTTCCCGAGACCAAAGGTCGATGGTTGGAGGTCGCAGACGGCGAGCAAATCGAACGCGTTGTCGATTCTGTGAGAGAGACGCTACCAACGGGTGGCACCTCGCTGCACAACGCTTTTGGCTTCTTACAGGAACTCGACAGCCAGCCTGACAACATCTTCCTCATTACGGACGGGCTGCCGACACAGGGCCAATCTGCACCGAGGCGCAACACAGTGTCAGGGCCTGCGCGTCTAAAACACTATCGCGATGCGCTCAGAAAGTTACCCAATAATGTACCGGTAAATGTCGTGCTATCTCCCATGGAGGGCGACCCGGCTGCCGCGTCGGAATTTTGGAAGCTCGCGCAAGAAACGGGCGGTAGCTTCATGGCACCTGCCGAGGATTGGCCATAA